From the genome of Ignavibacteriota bacterium:
TCGGCCCTGGGCAAAGCGAAGATCATGATCCCCATGATCGCATCCGTTACGGAGGTCCGTGCGATGCGCGTGTGGATCGACAGGATCAAAGAAGAACTCGGCGCGGCGAAGGTGGCGTTCAACCCGTCGACGGAGATCGGCATCATGGTCGAGATCCCGTCCGTGGCGTTCGTCATGGACCAGCTCGCGCCGCTGGTGGATTTCTTCAGCATCGGCTCGAACGACCTCACACAGTATTTCCTCGCGGTGGACCGCGGGAACCCGAAGGTGCGGGGATTGTATTCATCGTTCACGCCCTCGTTCCTGCGCCTGCTGAAGATGATCACGGACGGCGCGCACCGTCATGGCCGGTGGGTGGGCATGTGCGGCGAACTCGGCGGGAAGATCCCCGCGGCGCCGTTGTTCCTTGGACTGGGGCTGGACGAGATCAGCCTGGCGTCGCCGGGCATCCCGGCGATGAAGGAACGGATCTCGCAGTTCACCGCGGCCGATGGCGGGGCGATCCTGACACAGACGCTGGCATGCGAAACTCCGGAAGACGTGGAGGCCATGCTTGCAGCCGCTGCCGGCAGCAGACTCGCCGGGAAGCCGCTGATCGATGGGAATATCATCGTGCTGGAATCGGAGAACAGCGACAAGGCACTGGTGATCCGTGAACTGGTGAACGCACTTCATGCCGATGGGCGCACGGCCGATCCGGATGAAGTGGAAGAGGCGGTCTGGCGGCGCGAGGAGACCTTCTCCACGGGCATCGGGTTCGGCGTGGCGATCCCGCACTGCAAATCGGCGGCGGTGATGTCGAGTTCCATCGCCTTCCTCCGTCCGGCGAAACCCTTCCTCTGGGTGGAGGGTGACGAAGACCCGGTGAACATGGTGATCCTGCTGACGATCAATGATGCGGCGCCGGGCGACGAGCACCTGCGCATCATCGCGAAGCTGTCGCGCAAGCTGATGCATGATGAATTCCGTGAGAAGCTCATCGGCGCACCGTCGCCGTCGGATGTGGTGGCCGCATTGAGTGAGGCCATGCAGTAGGTGTCAGGGTACCAGCGCACCCTGCGGGGGGGGGGGGGGGGGCGGGGGGGGGGGGGGGGGGGGGGGGGGGGGGGGGGGGGGGGGGGGGGGGGGGGGGGGGGGGGGGGGGGGGGGGGGGGGGGGGGGGGGGGGGGGGGGGGTGTCAAAGTCACCGTGCGTGCCCGGCTCCATGTGTCCGGGTTGCCATCGGAGCCCTGCGAAGGTTTTTCGGGGGATGCAATGACGACCCCGTCATTGCCGGCCCTTGCTGTCGTCTGATGTCCGCAAAATAGACTGAAACAAAGGAGTACCCGGATGCGATCTCTCCGTTGGATCCTTGCTTGTGCTGCCTTCTGCCTGCAGGCGGAAGCCATGGCACAGCCATCCGGCCCATCAGCCCATGCTCTCCCACCCGCCGTTCCTCCTGTTTCCGATACCCTCCGCAGCACCATTCATCTGATCGGTTCGAGTCATCAGGACATCGCCTGGATGGACAGCCCCGAGAAGTGCAAGGAGCAGCGTGATGTCGTCGTGATCACGCCGGCACTGAAGATCATGCGCGAGCATCCGGACTTCCGGTACGGGATGGAGAACACCCTCAATCTTGTGGAGTACCTCGAACGCCATCCGGACCGCTACGACGAGGTCCTGCGACTGACCCGCGAAGGGAAGATGGAATGGGGGGCGACGTACAACCAGCCGTATGAATCGATGTTGTCGGGCGAACAGCTTGTGCGGGAGCTCTACTTCGGACGGAAATGGATACGCACGCATTTGCCGGGCTGCGATGCACGCGTGGCATGGAACCCCGATGTGCCGGGGCGGGCGACCCAGATGCAGCAGATCCTGGCCAAAGCCGGCGTGCCGTACCTCATGATCAGCCGCCAGAAGGAGAACCTCTTCCGCTGGAAGAGTCCGGACGGCTCGAGCGTCATCGCCTACACCCCCGGCCACTATTATAATCACAGCCTGATCCTTGCCGAGACCACGGCGGTTGCCGCGGAGAAGCTCGGCAAGAAGTACGACGAATGGCAGACGTTCTTCGCCGGGCGCGGAATGCCGGCGCAGTTCGGCGTGCTCAACAGCGCGGATGCGATGGGTCCGCAGTACTTCGGCAAGCTTGTGGACCGCTGGAATGAGCTTCCGTCACCGGCTAATGCGTCACGGCCGGTGATGAAACATTCGTCCGCGGAGGACTTCTTCCGGTCGGTGGATGTGCCGGGTGCGCGGCTGGATACGATCACCGGCGAGCGTCCGAATGTCTGGTTGTACATCCATGGCCCCACGCATCACTGGGCGATCTCCGCGAAGCGTCAGGCGGGCGTGTTGCTTCCCGCGGCCGAGGCGTTCAGCACCATCGATGCGTTGCTCGCCGGATCGTGGACAGGGTATCCGCAGAAGGAACTGAATACCGCGTGGGCGGCTTCCATCTATGACGACCACGGCTGGGGCGGTAACCAGGGACAGGTCACGGATCAGTTGTTCCGCAGCAAGGCGGATACCGCACGGACGATCGGCAAGGCGTTGCTGGGTCGGGCGCTCGGAAACATCGCAGCACGTGTCAAGACCGCGACGGCGAAAGGGACACCGGTCGTCGTGTTCAATGCGCTCTCCTGGCCGCGCACGGAACCCGTGCGGGTGGTCCTTCCGGCGGGATCATACAGGATCACGGATGCATCGGGGAAGGCTGTTGCCTCGCAATCGGTTGCTGTGCCTGCGGGAGCATCGGAAGGCGGTACCGCCGTGACGTTCATCGCGCGGGATGTCCCGTCGTACGGTTACGCAACATACTACGCCGTGCCTGATAAGGCCGGCCCGTCGCAACGGATCGTCAGTCCCGCGCCGTTGACATGGGAATCGAAGCACTACACGATCAGGTTCGCCCCGGGCGGACTCCAGAGCATCTACGACAAAGAACTGAAGCGCGAGTTGTTGCGCACGGGAAAATTCCTTGGCGGTGAGATCTTCACCATGCGTTCGGTGGGGACCGGTGCCGGTGAATTCACGCGCGTGCAACAGCCTACGATGGAAGGGTTCGACAAGCTCAGCAACCATGCACCGGTGTGGCGCATGGAGGAGAACGGTCCGGTCTATGCGGTGTTCGCCCTGCGCCAGCCGCTTCCTACATGCACCATCGTGGAAAAGGTGACAGTCTATCATGAGGTGAAGCGGATCGACGTCGATGTGGCGATCCTTGGCTGGAACGGCGACCGCTATCGCGAGTTCCGCATGGCGTTGCCGCTGGCAATGACCGCACCGGAGATCGCCTACCAGGTGCCGATGGGCATCGCGCGCTTCCAGAAAGACGAGATGCCGGGTGCGGCTGGATATGCCTATGGCAAGGTCGATTATTCCCAGCCCAATGTGGACGTCCGTCCGCGCGAAGTACAGAATTTTGTGACTGCCAGCGATGCAACCTGCGGCGTGACGATGAGTTCCGATGTTGCCGTCATGGACTTCCTCGATCCGACCGACCATCCCGTGGACCATCCGGTGTTGCAGCCCATCCTGCTGGCATCGCGGCGGAGCTGTCATGGCCTGGGCAACTGGTATCTGCAGGAAGGGGACCATCAGTACAGGTTCTCCATCACCTCGCATGCGCCGGGGTCAGCCGCCGGCCAGCGGCAGGCTATCGGCGTGAACGATCCGCTCATCGCCGTGGTGCAGGAACGCCGTGACGCGGCGCGGCATTGCCGCCCGTGCACGGGTTCCTGTCGGTGTCGGCGCAGAACTGGGGCGTGACGGCATTGAAGAAATGCGATGACGATGACAGTGTGGTGCTGCGAGTGTACGATATGGAAGGGAAGGATGCGGAGGGGGCGGTGCAGTTCATGATGCCGCTTGCACGCGTTCGTGCGGCGTCCATCATCGAAGACGATGGCGTGGAGGTGGCCCACGCCGGTGCGCGCATCCCGCTGCGCATCGGGCATCACGCCATCGAGACCTACAAGTTATATCCGGGAACGCCGGTCCGTTAACAGACGGCGCGACGGATGAGAATGGACGGACCACGGGGCGTGGTCCGCGAACCCGCATCATCGTACTGCAGACATCAAGGAGTGATCATGGCATCTGACAGACCATTACGCATGGGGATGGTGGGCGGAGGGCCCGGGGCATTCATCGGCGAGGTGCACCGGAAGGCATCACGGATGGACGGCGGCATCGTGACCGTTGCCGGCGCGTTCAGCCGCTCGGCAGAGCAGTCGCGCGCCACCGGCAAACAGCTTATGCTCGATCCCGCCCGGGCGTACGCATCGTACCAGGAGATGATCGAGAAGGAAGCGCGGCTCTCCGCGGGCGAAAAGATCGACATCGTTGCCGTGACCACGCCGAACAACTCGCACTTCCCGATCGCGAAGCTGGCACTCGAATCCGGCTTCCACGTCATGTGCGAGAAGCCCATGACCTTCACGTCGCAGGAAGCGCGCGACCTCGTGGCGGTCGTGAAGAAGACCGGCAAGGTCTTCGGGCTCATGCACAATTATACCGGCTATCCGATGGTCAAGCTGGCCCGCGACATCGTCCGCGGCGGCGAGCTCGGCGAGATCCGGAAGGTCGTGGTGCAGTATCCCCAGGGGTGGCTCTCCACCCCGCTGGAGGCCACCGGACAGGTGCAGGCATCTTGGCGCGTGGACCCCGGCCAGAGCGGCGTGGCCGGCGCGATCGGCGACATCGGCACGCACTGCGAGAACCTCGCGGAGTACATCACCGGGTTGAAGATCACGCAGGTGTGCGCGGACATCACCACGTTCGTTGCCGGCCGTCGGCTGGACGACGACGGCAACTGCCTGTTGCACTTCAACAACGGTGCACGCGGCATCCTGCACGTCAGTCAGATCGCCGTGGGCGAAGAGAACGGACTTGCGATCCGGGTGTACGGCACGAAGCTGGCGCTGGAATGGCATCAGGAGCACCCCAATGCGCTGATCCTCAAGGACCAGAACGGACCCGACAGGATCTTCCGGCGCGGGAACGGGTATGTGGCGGAGAAGAGCGCAGCGGCGGCGCGTGCGACACGCCTCCCCTCCGGACATCCCGAGGCATTCCTCGAGGCCTTCGCGAACGTCTACTGCAACTTCGCCGACACCATACGTGCGGTTGATGAAGGCAGGAAGCCCGACGCGTTGGCTCTGGACTTCCCGAACGTGGAGGATGGATTGCGCGGGATGTTGTTCATCGAGACCGTCATTGCGAGTGGCAAGAGCACTGAAAAATGGACCAACATGCCAGTCTAAGGAGGACCATCATGGGACGACCGGTAACACTCTTCACAGGACAATGGGCGGACCTGCCGCTGGAGGTCCTTGCGCAGAAGGCAGCATCATGGGGGTATGACGGGCTCGAGCTTGCGTGCTGGGGCGACCATCTGGATGTCGAGCGCGGGGCCGTGGACAAGGACTACTGCGCCGGGAAGCTGGCGCTGCTGAAGAAGCACAACCTGAAGCTGTTCGCGATCAGCCATCATCTTGCCGGACAGCTCGTGTGCGATCTCAACAATGATGCCCGGTCGGATGGCTTTGCACCGGCATCGTGCGCCGGTGATCCGGAAAAGAAGCGCGCATGGGCGGTGGCCACCATGAAGAACGCCGCGCGCACGGCGCGCAACCTGGGCGTGCACGTCGTGAACGGGTTCACGGGCTCGCCCATCTGGCATCTGTTGTACAGTTTCCCGCCGGTGGCGGATGCGACGATCGAGGACGGGTTCCGCTCTTTTGCGCGCATGTGGAACCCGATCCTGGATGTGTATGATGAATGCGGTGTGAAGTTCGCGCTGGAAGTGCACCCCACCGAGATCGCGTTCGACATCATCACTGCGCACCGCGCGCTCGAAGCGATCGGGCACAGGAAGACCTTCGGATTCAATTTCGATCCGAGCCATCTCCACTGGCAGATGGTGGACCCGGTGCAGTTCATCCGTGAATTCACCGACCGCATCTATCATGTGCACATGAAGGATGCAGCGCTGCAGCTCGACGGCCGGAGCGGCATCCTGGCGTCGCATCTGAACTTCGGGCATCCGGCACGCGGGTGGGACTTCCGTTCGCTCGGCCGCGGCGGGATCAAGTTCGAAGAGATCATCCGTGCGTTGAACCATGCGAAGTATGGCGGTCCGCTCTCCGTGGAATGGGAGGACAGCAACATGGACCGCGAGCACGGTGCACGTGAGGCGTGCGCGTTCGTGAAGCATCTCGATTTCGCGCCGTCGGGGGTTGCCTTCGATTCGGCGTTCGACAAGTAGAGGTTAGGTGTGCTGGGCTCGGGGAGTGGCCCCTGCGCCACGAAACCTGTCTGATGAATGCGCGAATTGTGAGCCGCGGGGGCCACTCCCCGATCCCTCCCACCAGTGAGGGGGCCGATGAGAAAAGCCGGAGTTACTAGTGGGGGCACCACCCGGGACCGCACACCGAAACACAAGTCTTTGAATTCACTCGTTAGAGAGCATCTGCTACACACAGGAGAACCCAGATGAAGCAGCACCCATCCAACACGCGGCGCGACTTCCTGAAGAAGGCCGGCCTCGCCGCCGTCGGCGCCATCGGCGCGCCGATGATCCTGCCGTCGAAGGTCTTCGCCCGCAACGGCATCGTTGCCCCCGGCTCGAAGATCACCATGGCCTGCATCGGTATCGGGAATATGGGCACCTATAATATGGGTGCGTTCCTGCAGAAGCCGGAGGTGCAGATCGTTGCCGTCTGCGACGTCGATGCCAAACGGCTCGAAGAAGGGCGTGCGGCGGTGGACAAGCACTACGGCACGAAGGGGTGCGCGGTGTACAGCGACTTCCGTGAGCTGCTCGCGCGGACGGACCTCGATGCGGTGAGCATCGCCACCCCCGACCACTGGCATGCACTCCTGGCTGTTGCTTCGATCAAAGCCGGACTGGATGTCTACGGTGAAAAGCCGCTCGGCTTCTCCATCCCCGAAGGGCGCGCCATCGTCGATGCGACGGAGCGCTACGGTGCCATCTGGCAGACAGGCAGCTGGCAGCGCTCGGAGAAGAACTTCCGGTATGCCTGCGAGCTCGTACGCAACGGGCGCATCGGCAAGGTGCATACCGTTCGTGTCGGACTGCCCAACGGGTTCAGCATCAACGACAACGGCGGCTATCATGTCACCACGCCTCCGCCGGGCTTCGACTATGAGATGTGGCTCGGTCCGGCGCCGAAGACGCCGTACATCCCCAACCGGTGCCACTGGAACTTCCGGTGGATCAGCGATTACGGCGGGGGACAGCTCACCGACTGGGCCGGCCATCATTGTGACATCGCGCAGTGGGGCATGGGCACGGAGCTGAGCTCGCCGGTGGAGATCGAAGGGGTCGCGGAGTATACGGACGCCGCGGACGGACTGTTCGATACGCCGACGAAGTATTCGTTCACCTGCAAGTATGCCGAAGGGTTCACGATGATCGTTGCGGACCGCACGAAGCAGCCGAAAGGTATGGGCGTGCAGTTCGAAGGGAGCGAAGGCTGGATCTGGGTGGAACGCGGCGGCGTCCTCGAATCGTCGATCCCCGGCGTCACCACCTCGGTGATCGGGCCGAACGAGATCCATCTGTACAAGAGTGACGACCATCACCAGAACTTCATCGATTGCGTGCGCAGCCGCCGGAAGACCATCACCCCGGCGGAAGTGGCACACCGGTCGATCATGATCGGCCATCTCGGTATCATCGCCATGAAGCTCGGGAGGAAGGTGCAGTGGAACCCTGCCACCGAACGGTTCGTGAACGACCCCGAAGCGGACCGGCTTCTCGGCCGCACCATGCGTGGCCCCTGGCATCTGTGATCACCCGATCTGACAAGGACGAAACATCATGACCTCCACCATCATCAAACATCTGTGCATCACCGCGGTGCTGCTGCTCACCGCCGCGGACATCCTGCAGGCGCAGATCCCTGCCGCGGATCTGCAACGCATGGAAGCGGCCGCACCGGTACGTGCGACCGTCCAACCCGCAAAGCCCCGCAAGCTGCTGGTCTTCACCCTCTCGCAGGGGTACCAGCACAGCTCCATCGAACGTGCCACCGCCACGCTGAAGATCCTGGCAGCAAAGACCGGGGCGTTCGAGCCCACGTTCAGCGCCGACACCACCGTCTTCCTGCCCGCTTCATTGAAGCAGTTCGACGGCATCCTCTTTAATAATACCACCTGGCTGTTGCTGTCCGATCCGGCGGTCCGGAAGAGCATCATGGACTTTGCCCGCAATGGCGGCGGCATCATGGGCATCCATGCGGCCGTGGACAACTTCTATTCGTGGCAGGAAGCGCAGGAGATGTTCGGCGGCTGGTTCGACGGCCATCCGTGGACCGGCGACGGGACCTGGGCCGTGATCCTCGAAGACCCCGGCCACCCGCTCATGAAACCGTTCGGCGGGAAGAACTTCACGATCCATGACGAACTCTACCGCATCGCGCCGGTGAAGCTGCGCGACAACTGCCGCGTGCTGATGCGCATCGATTCCAACGATCCGCACAACCGCACGGCAGCCGGCATGCGGCCGTCGGACCGCGACCTGCCGATCAGCTGGATCCGTACCTTCGGCAAGGGGCGCGTGTTCTACTGCTCGCTCGGACACAACGACGAAGTGTACTGGAACCCCGCCGTCCTGCAGCACTACCTCGACGGCATTCAGTATGCGCTCGGCGACCTGCCGGCAGATGCGACGCCGCGGCCGTTCGATCCGATGATCATGCTCGATACCGATTCGCTGCGCATCGCTCTCGCGGGGATCGCCACGTATGAGGCGGGCACGAGCCGCTACCCCATGATCGTCTTCGACAGGGTCGTGCGCCGTGCGGGGGATGCACCGGCGGTACGGACCAGGATCGAACAAGCAATGCTTACGGCCATGCACGCGGGGGTCACGGCAGAAGGGAAGCGGTTCCTCTGCACGCGGCTGGCAGAATTCGGCACCGATGCCGCCGTTCCGTTGCTGGCGGCGATGCTCAAGAAGCCTGAGACATTCGACGTGGCGCGGTATGCGCTCGAAGGCATTCCCGGGAAGGTGTCCGAGCAGGTACTGCTCGATGCGATGGATGCTGCAAGCGGCGACCAGCTCATCGCGCTCGTGAACACCATCGGCAACCGGCGCATCGGTTCCACGATCCCGAAGTTGAAGTCGCTCCTGGCCTCGTCCGATGCCACGCTGGCATCAGCCGCGGCAGCCTCGCTGGGCCGCATCGGCAGCGTGCAGTCGCTGGATGCCCTTACGGCCTCCCGTGCGGTCACGTCCGGAGTGGTGCAGCAGAGTGTATTGGAAGGCATGGCAACGGCGGCAGATCTCCTCGCCGCGGCAGGTGACAGGGTCGCTGCGCAGGCAGCGTATCGCACCCTGCTCAGCGCGGAAATGCCGGCACCGCTCCGCATGCGTGCCGTGCGGGGTGTGGTGCACGGTGGCGATCCCGGGATGACCGATGCGGTGATGGGTATCCTTGCGGGGAAGGACGAGGTTGCGCGTACGTCCGTGCTCGAGGCAGTGCAGCAGATGCCGTCGGGCGAGACCGTCCGCCGCATCGCGGGGATGCTCCCTCAGTTCTCCAATGGCGAGAAGCTGCGGCTCGTGTCCGCGCTGGCGAAGCACCCCGAGTCAGCCGTCCGTGACATCGTCACCGGCGCGCTCAAAGACAGGTCCGTTGATGTGCGCGTTGCGGCATTGAAGACCCTGCGCGTGATCGGTACCGCGGCCGCTGTCCGCCCCATGGCCGCTGTTGCCGTCGCCTCGAAAGGTGAAGAGCAACGTAAAGCCCGTGAAAGCCTCACATCGCTCGCATCGCCGGGTACGGACGATTCGCTTGTCGTGCTGTTACGGGGCACGCAGAACGATCTGAAGGCCGAAGCGGTGAAGGCGATGCGTGAACGGCGCGTGCCGGCATCGGCAGGGCCGCTCGTTGTCGCATTGCAGGACCGCACCCCGAAGGTCCGCCAGGAAGCAGCCCTTGCACTCCGCCTGATCGCGCAGGACGGTGATATCCCCGAGATGCTGGGCGCCCTGCAGTCCGAGAAGACGGACGCCGTGCGGAAGGAACTCGAGAACAGCATCGTGGCAACAGCGCTCAGGATCAACGATCCCGCGCAGCGCGATCCGCTCGTCATCGGTGTGCTCGGGACAGCGAAGGACCGTGAGAACAGGTCGTCGCTCATCCGGATCCTCGGGCGTATCGGTACTCCGCAGGGCCTCGCGACGATCGTTCCCGCACTCAAGGACCGCGACAAAGAGGTCATGATGGCGACCGTCCGCGCGCTCTCGGAGTGGCCCACGCCGGCAGCATACAACGATCTGCACGCGCTCGCAACGACATCTACCGACCGCACCGTGCGGACCCTTGCCGTGCGCGGCGTCGTGCGCACCACGGGGCTGGATACCTCGCTCACCCATGACGCAACACTCGGACGGTACCGTGAGGCTTTCGGACTGACGAAGGATGCCGAAGAGAAGAAGCAGTTGCTGGCCCTGATGGGTGCCGCGCCGTCCCTGGCGGCATTCGCAATGACCGCGGACTGCCTGAAGGATCCCGCACTGAAAGCCGATGCGGAGATCGCGCTCGTTACCATCGCCGAGCCGATCGCGAAGGACCACCATGCGGCCATCTCACCTCAGCTGGAACGGCTCGCGTCCTCCACGAATCCGACGGTGGTGGAGAGAAGCAAGAACCTGCTGGCGCGCATCGCACAGTTGACCGGCAAGAAGTAACTGAACACGGATGATCAAAGCCTCGCACACGCTGAAAGGAAGAGCATGAACCTCAACAAGATCGTGAATACCCTCCTTCCGGTGTCTCTGGCGCTCGGCCTCGCTGCCTGCGCCACGACAAAGGAAATGCCTAGGCGGCCGGAGCCGCGGCGGGCGATGCCCTCATGGGTGATTGGCAGGGATATCGTGTCTCGCCGTCGGGCACCGTCCTTCCGCTCGCCGTGCAGCTCGTTTCCTACGGCGAGAACACCTATGACGCCACGGTCCTGGAGAGTTTTGAGCAGCGCGATCCCGAACGGTTCGTCCTTCCGTTACGGAAAGACGGTGATGCGCTGTCCACATCGTCGGATCCCGGCTTCCGCGCCTCGATCAGGGATGGCGTCATCAACGGCTCGTCGCCCCGCGGCAACATCGCAAGCTTCACGCTCCGCAGGGTGCAGCGCACATCGCCGACGCTCGGCGCGCAGCCGCCTGCGGGTGCGGTCGTGCTGTTCGACGGCAAGGATCTCTCGCAGTGGAAGGTCGCCGGCAAAGAGGAACGTCCCGCGGCCTGGAAGCTCGCGGACGGTACCATGGAAGTGGCCCCGAACGGCGGGACGATCGTGACGAAGAAAGGCGTTCGGCGATTGCGACCTGCACCTCGAGTTCCGCACGCCGTTCATGCCGACCAAGCGCGGACAGGAGCGCGGGAACAGCGGCGTGTACATGCAGGGACGCTATGAGATCCAGGTGCTGGACAGCTACGGCCTCACGGGTGAGGACAACGAGTGCGGCGGCATCTACAAAGTGGCGCAGCCGCGCGTGAACATGTGTGCGCCTCCCGGACAGTGGCAGACGTATGACATCAGCTTCCGCGCACCGCGGTTCGATGCGAACGGGAACAAGACCGCATCAGCGATGGTGACCGTCCGCCACAACGGCGTGATCATCCACCAGAACCTCGCCATCCCCGGACCCACCGGTGGAGCGATCGATGAACGCGTCGGCGAACCGGGCGGATTGTGCCTGCAGGACCACGGGAATCCGGTGCAGTTCCGGAACATCTGGCTTGTCGAGCCCGCCAACGCGAACGGACGTTGAACCAAGGAGCAAGCATGAGTGATCTGCGTGTCATCGTCATAGGATGCGGGAACATGGGCTCGTCCCATGCCCGCGCCTATGCCGCAGTGGAGGGGTTTGCCCTCGTGGGACTCGTTGATCGCGACGAGGCGCGGGCGAAGCGGCTTGCGGCAGAGACCGGCAATCCGGCGGTCTATACGGACATGGATGTTGCGATGGAGCAGGCACGCCCGGATGTGGTATGCATCTGCACCTATCCGGATACCCATCATGCCCTCGTGATGAAGTGCCTGAAGGCCGGGAAGCACGTCTTCGTGGAGAAGCCGCTGGCGCAGACCGTGGCCCAGGCGCAGGAGATCGCGCGCACAGCGCACGAGCGCAAGCTGAAGGTCGTCGTCGGTTACATCCTCCGACACCATCCGGCATGGACGCGGTTCATCGACGAGGCACGCACGCTCGGCACACCGCTCGTCATGCGCATGAACCTGAACCAGCAGAGTTCGGGAAGCGAGTGGGAAGTGCATAAGCGCCTCATGACCTCCATGTCGCCCATCGTGGACTGCGGCGTGCATTATGTGGACATCATGTGCCTCATGACGCGGTCGGAGCCCGTGCGCGTCACGGCCATCGGCGCGCGGCTCACCGATGAGATCGCGAAGGATATGTACAACTACGGCCAGCTGCAGGTGACCTTCGCCAATGGCTCGGTCGGCTGGTATGAAGCGGGGTGGGGACCGATGATGAGCGAGACCGCGTTCTTCGTGAAGGATGTGATCGGTCCACGCGGATCGGTGAGCATCGCCGACGCGCATGATACGGGATCGGCGGACATCGATTCCCACACGAAGACCAGCCGGTTGCTGAAACATGATGCGGCATCCGGCGAGAATCTGTACATCGATACGGGCGAAGACCCCGGGCATCAGGGATTGTGCAATGCGGAGCAGCGGTATGTCCTCCGTGCGGTGCGCGAGGACCTCGACCTGACCGGCCATCTGAACGATGCCGTGAACAGTCTGCGGATCGTGCTCGCCGCCGACGAATCTGTCCGCACCGGTGCGGTCGTCCATTTGAACACCAAGGAGTGACAATGAAAAGTGCGAACTTTCTGCGGCTCAGCGGGATGATGTTCCTTGAATTCTTCGTCTGGGGTGCATGGTACGTCACCGTCGGCAACTACATGGCCGCCGTCGGCATGAGCGACGCGATCTACTGGGCGTACACCGTCGGGCCCATCGGCGCGATCGTGTCGCCGTTCTTCCTCGGCATGGTCGCCGACCGCTTCTTTTCCACGGAGAAGGTCCTCGGCGTCCTGCACATCATCGGCGGTATCGCCATGCTGCTGGCACCGATCGCAGCGAACGCAGGAGAAGCCGGCATCTTCATCATCCTCCTGCTCGTGCACATGCTGTGCTACATGCCCACCGTCGGACTCGCGAACGCGCTCGCGTTCCATCATATCTCCGATCAGGAGAAGCAATTCCCGGTGGTCCGCGTGTTCGGCACCATCGGCTGGATCGTGGCAGGCGTGCTCGTGAGCATGGTCCTCGGCGCAGACAAGACCGACGTGCCGTTGCGCGTCGCGGGTATCGCCGGACTCGTGATGGGCGTGTATGCATTCTTCCTCCCCCACACCCCGCCCACACCGAAGAAGGCCGTCTCCTTCCGCGAGATCGCGGGTATCGATGCCCTCGGCAAGCTCTGGAGCCCGTCGTTCCTTGTGTTCATCATCGGCTCATTCCTCATCTGCATCCCGCTCTCGGCCTACTATGCGTACGCGCCCGTGTATGTGTCCACGAGTGGCGTGGAAAACCCCGCCTTCCGGATGTCGTTCGGGCAAATGTCCGAAGCGCTCTTCATTCTGGCGTTGCCGCTCTTCTTCCGCTGGATGGGCATCAAGTGGGTGCTCGTGATCGGTATGCTCGCGTGGGTGCTGCGCTACGTCCTCTTCGCGCTCGCCGCGCCGGCCAGCGTTGTCTGGATGATCATGGGGGGCATTCTTCTCCACGGCATCTGCTATGATTTCTTCTTCGT
Proteins encoded in this window:
- a CDS encoding ThuA domain-containing protein produces the protein MTSTIIKHLCITAVLLLTAADILQAQIPAADLQRMEAAAPVRATVQPAKPRKLLVFTLSQGYQHSSIERATATLKILAAKTGAFEPTFSADTTVFLPASLKQFDGILFNNTTWLLLSDPAVRKSIMDFARNGGGIMGIHAAVDNFYSWQEAQEMFGGWFDGHPWTGDGTWAVILEDPGHPLMKPFGGKNFTIHDELYRIAPVKLRDNCRVLMRIDSNDPHNRTAAGMRPSDRDLPISWIRTFGKGRVFYCSLGHNDEVYWNPAVLQHYLDGIQYALGDLPADATPRPFDPMIMLDTDSLRIALAGIATYEAGTSRYPMIVFDRVVRRAGDAPAVRTRIEQAMLTAMHAGVTAEGKRFLCTRLAEFGTDAAVPLLAAMLKKPETFDVARYALEGIPGKVSEQVLLDAMDAASGDQLIALVNTIGNRRIGSTIPKLKSLLASSDATLASAAAASLGRIGSVQSLDALTASRAVTSGVVQQSVLEGMATAADLLAAAGDRVAAQAAYRTLLSAEMPAPLRMRAVRGVVHGGDPGMTDAVMGILAGKDEVARTSVLEAVQQMPSGETVRRIAGMLPQFSNGEKLRLVSALAKHPESAVRDIVTGALKDRSVDVRVAALKTLRVIGTAAAVRPMAAVAVASKGEEQRKARESLTSLASPGTDDSLVVLLRGTQNDLKAEAVKAMRERRVPASAGPLVVALQDRTPKVRQEAALALRLIAQDGDIPEMLGALQSEKTDAVRKELENSIVATALRINDPAQRDPLVIGVLGTAKDRENRSSLIRILGRIGTPQGLATIVPALKDRDKEVMMATVRALSEWPTPAAYNDLHALATTSTDRTVRTLAVRGVVRTTGLDTSLTHDATLGRYREAFGLTKDAEEKKQLLALMGAAPSLAAFAMTADCLKDPALKADAEIALVTIAEPIAKDHHAAISPQLERLASSTNPTVVERSKNLLARIAQLTGKK
- a CDS encoding DUF1080 domain-containing protein, with protein sequence MGDWQGYRVSPSGTVLPLAVQLVSYGENTYDATVLESFEQRDPERFVLPLRKDGDALSTSSDPGFRASIRDGVINGSSPRGNIASFTLRRVQRTSPTLGAQPPAGAVVLFDGKDLSQWKVAGKEERPAAWKLADGTMEVAPNGGTIVTKKGVRRLRPAPRVPHAVHADQARTGAREQRRVHAGTL
- a CDS encoding DUF1080 domain-containing protein, yielding MHLEFRTPFMPTKRGQERGNSGVYMQGRYEIQVLDSYGLTGEDNECGGIYKVAQPRVNMCAPPGQWQTYDISFRAPRFDANGNKTASAMVTVRHNGVIIHQNLAIPGPTGGAIDERVGEPGGLCLQDHGNPVQFRNIWLVEPANANGR
- a CDS encoding Gfo/Idh/MocA family oxidoreductase, translating into MSDLRVIVIGCGNMGSSHARAYAAVEGFALVGLVDRDEARAKRLAAETGNPAVYTDMDVAMEQARPDVVCICTYPDTHHALVMKCLKAGKHVFVEKPLAQTVAQAQEIARTAHERKLKVVVGYILRHHPAWTRFIDEARTLGTPLVMRMNLNQQSSGSEWEVHKRLMTSMSPIVDCGVHYVDIMCLMTRSEPVRVTAIGARLTDEIAKDMYNYGQLQVTFANGSVGWYEAGWGPMMSETAFFVKDVIGPRGSVSIADAHDTGSADIDSHTKTSRLLKHDAASGENLYIDTGEDPGHQGLCNAEQRYVLRAVREDLDLTGHLNDAVNSLRIVLAADESVRTGAVVHLNTKE
- a CDS encoding MFS transporter — translated: MKSANFLRLSGMMFLEFFVWGAWYVTVGNYMAAVGMSDAIYWAYTVGPIGAIVSPFFLGMVADRFFSTEKVLGVLHIIGGIAMLLAPIAANAGEAGIFIILLLVHMLCYMPTVGLANALAFHHISDQEKQFPVVRVFGTIGWIVAGVLVSMVLGADKTDVPLRVAGIAGLVMGVYAFFLPHTPPTPKKAVSFREIAGIDALGKLWSPSFLVFIIGSFLICIPLSAYYAYAPVYVSTSGVENPAFRMSFGQMSEALFILALPLFFRWMGIKWVLVIGMLAWVLRYVLFALAAPASVVWMIMGGILLHGICYDFFFVAGQIYVDKVSTPAIRGQAQGFLVLMTYGIGMLIGALISGWIHNAMITETGGMAQWQNFWAIPAVIAGVILVVFTMFFKNAEPATAGATKG